The Branchiostoma floridae strain S238N-H82 chromosome 10, Bfl_VNyyK, whole genome shotgun sequence genome has a segment encoding these proteins:
- the LOC118424086 gene encoding putative defense protein 3 isoform X2, protein MYVLLVLVGALSLCNAFPNGAPKAACVNMTPHHIYFNLTRVQAQTTPSPYSVTVASNLYTAGGTVKVQIVGPQFEGFLLQARHNGNTGPVGSFSNPPTNTKAVTCTSGSDSMTHANPNAKQNITLTWTAPTDARADVMFIATVAQVKNVFWLNNKSPMVTLAQGHQKEGNHV, encoded by the exons ATGTACGTACTTCTTGTGTTAGTCGGAGCCCTGTCTCTGTGTAACGCGTTCCCTAACGGAGCACCCAAGGCTGCTTGTGTCAACATGACGCCTCATCACATCTACTTCAATCTGACAAGGGTACAGGCACAGACCACGCCGAGCCCCTACAGCGTCACTGTAGCATCCAACCTGTACACTGCTGGAGGCACGGTCAAGG TCCAAATCGTTGGCCCACAGTTTGAAGGATTCCTGCTGCAGGCTCGCCATAACGGTAACACGGGTCCGGTTGGTTCCTTCTCCAACCCGCCTACTAACACCAAAGCCGTGACGTGTACCAGCGGCAGTGACAGCATGACCCACGCCAACCCTAACGCCAAACAGAACATTACCCTCACCTGGACCGCGCCCACCGACGCCAGGGCTGACGTCATGTTCAT TGCCACCGTTGCGCAGGTCAAGAACGTGTTCTGGCTGAACAACAAATCTCCCATGGTCACCCTGGCTCAAG GCCATCAGAAGGAAGGAAACCACGTATGA
- the LOC118424086 gene encoding putative defense protein 3 isoform X1, which translates to MFVVVVLVGALSLCSAYPNGAPKEACVTMMPGHKYANLTTVHPMTTASPYQIMVASNQYSPGATLKVQIVGPQFEGFLLQARHNGNTGPVGSFSNPPTNTKAVTCTSGSDSMTHANPNAKQNITLTWTAPTDARADVMFIATVAQVKNVFWLNNKSPMVTLAQGHQKEGNHV; encoded by the exons ATGTTTGTAGTTGTAGTGTTAGTCGGAGCCCTGTCTCTGTGCAGCGCCTACCCTAACGGTGCTCCTAAGGAGGCATGTGTGACCATGATGCCTGGACATAAGTACGCCAATCTAACGACTGTGCACCCAATGACCACCGCAAGCCCGTACCAGATAATGGTCGCGTCTAACCAGTATAGTCCTGGGGCCACGCTTAAGG TCCAAATCGTTGGCCCACAGTTTGAAGGATTCCTGCTGCAGGCTCGCCATAACGGTAACACGGGTCCGGTTGGTTCCTTCTCCAACCCGCCTACTAACACCAAAGCCGTGACGTGTACCAGCGGCAGTGACAGCATGACCCACGCCAACCCTAACGCCAAACAGAACATTACCCTCACCTGGACCGCGCCCACCGACGCCAGGGCTGACGTCATGTTCAT TGCCACCGTTGCGCAGGTCAAGAACGTGTTCTGGCTGAACAACAAATCTCCCATGGTCACCCTGGCTCAAG GCCATCAGAAGGAAGGAAACCACGTATGA
- the LOC118424025 gene encoding lanosterol synthase-like → MGDRRRGGPYKTEPVTDLTRWRLSNVGGRQTWRYYGEGETPEREQNMVERHALGLDTSAFAPALPKAQTAREAVRNGMKFYSKLQTEDGHWAGDYGGPLFLMPGLVIVCHVTKARLSEPQRLEMIRYLRSVQLPDGGWGLHIEDHSTVFGTALNYVTLRLLGVPADDKDVVRARNCLHAKGGAVGIPSWGKFWLAVLGVYSWDGLNSLFPEMWLLPSWTPAHPSTLWCHCRQVYLPMSYCYAVQLTAEVDSLVRELRTELYLEDYERINWPAQRNNVSACDVYTPHSWLLNLAYVGINLYESWHSSSLRQWAIDELYDHIKADDSFTKCISIGPISKVIQMLVRWHADGPTSPAFREHASRVADYLWLGLDGMKMQGTNGSQLWDAAFVVQAFLEAEAEKEKEFTSCLHRAHDFLRFSQIPDNPPDYETYYRQMNKGGFPFSTRDCGWIVTDCTAEGLKSMMMLQERCQGVQDPAPDHRLFDAVDVLLNMRNSDGGFATYETKRGGKLLELLNPSEVFGDIMIDYTYVECTSAVMQALKHFQDQYPDHRAEEISDTLKKGLDYVMGLQRSDGSWEGSWGVCFTYGTWFGLEAMACMGHRYDIGTATEAVTRACNFLKSHQMKAEAGGGWGENFESCEERKYVQSDTSQVVNTCWALLGLMAVRYPDLSVLEPGVKFLMERQMENGDWPQENICGVFNKSCAISYTSYRNVFTIWALGRFCRLYPHSALTGGAAKS, encoded by the exons ATGGGGGACAG GAGGCGTGGTGGTCCTTACAAGACCGAGCCCGTCACGGACTTAACAAGATGGCGACTGAGCAACGTCGGGGGTCGTCAGACCTGGCGGTACTACGGCGAGGGGGAGACACCTGAGCGGGAACAGAACATGGTGGAGAGGCACGCTCTCGGGTTGGACACG AGTGCCTTTGCGCCGGCCTTGCCAAAAGCCCAAACTGCTAGAGAAGCCGTACGGAACGGAATGAAGTTTTACTCCAAACTGCAGACTGAGGACGGCCACTGGGCTGGTGACTACGGGGGACCTCTCTTCCTCATGCCCG GTTTAGTGATTGTTTGTCACGTGACGAAGGCCCGCCTATCAGAGCCCCAGAGACTGGAGATGATCCGGTACCTCCGATCGGTGCAGCTGCCAGACGGCGGCTGGGGCCT ACACATTGAGGACCATTCCACTGTCTTCGGCACGGCGCTGAACTACGTCACGCTAAGGCTGCTGGGAGTTCCTGCAGACGACAAAGACGTAGTGCGGGCCCGCAACTGTCTCCATGCCAAAG GTGGCGCAGTCGGCATTCCGTCCTGGGGAAAGTTCTGGTTAGCTGTCCTGGGTGTCTACAGTTGGGACGGCCTAAACTCTCTCTTTCCGGAAATGTG GCTGCTGCCCTCCTGGACACCTGCCCACCCGTCCACCCTGTGGTGCCACTGTAGACAGGTCTACCTGCCAATGAGTTACTGCTACGCCGTGCAGCTCACAGCTGAGGTGGACTCCCTGGTCAGAGAACTCAGAACA GAGCTGTACCTTGAGGACTATGAGAGAATCAACTGGCCGGCCCAGAGGAATAACGTGTCCGCCTGTGACGTGTACACTCCTCACAGCTGGCTGCTCAACCTGGCATACG TTGGGATCAACCTGTACGAGTCGTGGCACAGCTCCAGCCTGAGACAGTGGGCGATAGACGAGCTGTACGATCATATCAAGGCTGACGACAGCTTCACTAAGTGTATCAGTATCGGACCG ATTTCCAAGGTGATCCAGATGTTGGTCCGTTGGCATGCCGACGGCCCCACCTCTCCCGCCTTCCGGGAACACGCCTCCAGGGTCGCCGACTATCTCTG GTTGGGTCTGGATGGCATGAAGATGCAG GGGACGAACGGATCACAACTGTGGGACGCAGCCTTCGTGGTGCAGGCCTTCCTGGAA GCTGAAGCAGAAAAGGAAAAGGAATTCACCTCGTGTCTCCACCGTGCACATGACTTTCTTAGATTCTCACAG ATTCCGGACAACCCACCCGACTATGAGACGTACTACAGACAAATGAACAAG GGTGGTTTCCCGTTCAGTACGCGTGACTGCGGGTGGATCGTGACGGACTGCACGGCGGAAGGTCTGAAGTCCATGATGATGTTACAGGAGCGGTGTCAGGGCGTGCAGGACCCCGCACCCGACCACAGGCTCTTCGATGCCGTAGACGTG TTACTGAACATGAGAAACAGTGATGGCGGCTTCGCTACCTACGAGACCAAGAGGGGAGGGAAGTTACTGGAACTTCTCAATCCGTCTGAAGTTTTCG GTGACATCATGATAGACTACACGTACGTGGAGTGCACGTCTGCCGTCATGCAGGCACTGAAACACTTCCAGGACCAGTATCCAGACCACAGGGCGGAGGAGATCAG TGATACACTTAAGAAAGGTTTGGACTACGTCATGGGCTTGCAGAGGAGTGATGGATCATGGGAAGG ATCCTGGGGCGTGTGCTTTACGTACGGCACGTGGTTCGGACTGGAGGCCATGGCGTGTATGGGACACAGATACGACATTGG GACCGCCACTGAGGCCGTGACTCGCGCCTGTAACTTCCTTAAGTCTCACCAGATGAAGGCGGAGGCAggcggggggtggggggagaACTTCGAGTCGTGCGAGGAGCGGAAATACGTGCAGAGCGACACGTCACAGGTTGTCAACACTTGCTGGGCACTGCTGGGCCTCATGGCAGTCAG GTACCCAGATCTTAGCGTGCTGGAGCCAGGGGTCAAATTCCTTATGGAGAGGCAAATGGAGAATGGTGATTGGCCACAG GAGAATATCTGCGGAGTCTTCAACAAGTCTTGTGCCATCAGCTACACCAGCTACAGAAACGTCTTCACTATCTGGGCTCTGGGCAGGTTCTGCCGCCTGTACCCCCACAGTGCTctgacagggggcgctgctaaAAGTTAG